A stretch of DNA from Spirosoma endbachense:
ACCTTTCCACTGAAATGGGTACGCAATACCGAAGCCGAACGAATTGGTCAGGTAATACCCATAGGAGGGTGGTGCCACGCCTAAACCGCCACTGTAAGTTAACGACAAATAGACCTTAGGCCGCCAAAAGCGTAGATTTTTGGAGACTTGCAAAAATAGCTGACCGATATTATTATTTTCGCCACTAAAGTCGGTTTGTGTTTTTAAGAGGAATGATCCGGTCGAATCGTTTGCCTTGAAGTATTCGAACGTGAGCGACGCGAAATTCCGTTTGTTCAGATCAGGGTCGATCGAATGCCTGAAATCATAATGAAACTGGAGTTGCTGGGCCACGCCAGTCAGGGCAGAAAAGAGTGCAAGAATCAATAAGGCTTTTTTCATACGATCGGGCTGCCGAAGCAAAATGTTTTTGACAAAACTTCGCTTTGTGGCCCGAAAAGGCCGGAATCTGACCGGAAACATTGCGGAAATCTCGTTTCCGTTGGGCAATATGCCGCATCGTTAAACCCCAGGACAGAATGCTGTGTTATGAATCTTGTTGGGTTAGGAATTGATAGATGCCAGTTGTTATATGGATGAATTTGACCGGCGGGCGTTTGCCGCTCTTTTTAGGGCCGTAGTAGAAATGTGTTTTGGTCAACCACTACAAAATCAGTTATCCGAATCAGAGAGCAGGCACCTCAGTAACGAGATCGAAGAACGCACAGGACTGGTTGTCGGATGGAGAAGTATCAAAAACTACGCGGCTTTTCTGGTAAATCCTTCGCCGGATAAGCAGGAAAATCCATCGGTGGCCACCCTCGATACGCTGGCACGCTTTGTCTTTCGCGCTCCGGTTACGACAGAAGCGGAGCGGAAAAAGAACGAAGAGCACTTTCCGTACTGGTTCCGTTATCGCGAACAACTTTTCCAGCCCAATCGAGCCGAACAGATCGACCCCAAACCGAACAGGCACCGTTTGCCAGGCTGGCTGATTATACCCCTCATTTTGGGCGTAATAGGCTTGTTTTGGTTTGTTCAGGAGCCTGAACCTGAGCGGATAATCGACGATTTTCGTAAAACTGACGAGATGTCACTTAACCGGAATGGCTGGATTGTTCATGCCCGAAATAAGGCCTTCTGGAATCGGAGAGCAGAGAAACCGGGTCATTTAACCCTCTTCACGCTCAAAGGCGATAACTGGCATAAGACGGGCGAGGCTCCGCAGATTCAGAACCTGTTGTTGCAGCCCATTCATAATGACTGTTTTCGCACTGAAGTCCATTTTAAGGATTTTGTCCCCAGCGCCAACTGGCAGCAGGCGGGTTTAGTGTTGCTGGAAGATACCTCGTTCGCCGGGAAAAGTATCCGTATCTCACTGTCCTACAACGACTTCTTTGGTGGGTACATCAAACCCGGCGAAATCCTGATTCAGGCAATCGCTTCGTATGGAAAAGGATACACGAATCTGGAAGAGATTGCTCACCAGCCCCTGTTTACGTTAGGTAACACCAGCGATCGTCGTCTTGCCGTGAATAACCTGAAAAACTTCGCCTTCCGGATAGAGAAACAGGGTCAGAAATTCCGGTTCCTGTACTCGGCCAGCCCCGTCGACAATTTCTCGTTTAAAGAAGTAACCACCTACGAATTTGGCATTACACCAAAATACGTCGGGATTTTTGCCCTGAAAGGGTTTGTCGATTCAACGGCTGTGATGCCTGTTACTGTGCGTTTTTTTCGACTGGACGGGGAGCGGTGTAAGTAGGGTTTCTTTTCAGACGCCATTTTAGACAGTTCATCCAACTGTTTCGACAGCTTGTATCCAGATGCTTTTAACGGGTATTTATACTGATTTGCTTTGTACGGCAATGTCTGTGCGTCAAACTGACTAAACTGAGCAGAATGAGGATAGGCAGCCAGATCATTTCTCACCTATTCGCTCTAAAAATGGCACGTACAGCTAAAAAAAAGCATTCAGTTAAACTACCTTTTTTTTTATTATCCCTATTTACCCTGGCTTTTTCTTCCTGTAAAAAGGATCAGGAAAGCCAACCCAATCCCCAGGTAACCACCGTCCTGATTAGTGGAAAAGAATATCCGACTACGACAATTGGCAGTCAGGTCTGGACGATAACCAATTACGATGGGCCGGGTGGATTGCTGTATAAATCCGGAAGTGAAAAACCCGAATATGGACGGTATTACACCTTCGATGAAGCCAGGGCCGTGCCAATTCCCAGTGGATGGCGGCTCCCAACGATGCAGGATTATGTGACACTGGCCGAAAGTCAGGGCGTCGTGTTTGCCGATCATCGGGCAACCCGACAGGAGGCTATAAAAAAGCTGACGTCAACCACTAACTGGCGAACCATTAGCGGCACGAATATTTCGGGTTTCAACGCGCATCCGGCCGGTTACAGCTTCCAGAACAGTGCTCCTCTGGATGGAGACATCAGTGAATTCTGGGTAGCAGATGGAAATACCTTCAGTATTCAGGAAAATGCTTCCGGCAAAGCCCATTCAATTCTGTTTTACACGACCAACAGCCCTGATTATCGATTTAATCTGCGGTTTGTAAAGAATGCAAAATAAGGTTTTTTGTGACAAAACAGGATGTTGAAGCCCTGGTTCGACGCCATTGGAAAAGGCTTTTGACGAGGTTGAAAAGTTGCCGCAATCGCCCTGCATCTTGTCGCATTTACCCCCCACTAATGCTACCCATGGGGCGTATCTTTGTTATGTAAACATCAAAACACAACTACTCATGGCAACCAAAATTTTTGTAAACCTGCCCGTTAAAGACCTCAACAAATCGATTGATTTTTTCGCTAAGCTTGGGTATTCCTTTAACCCACAGTTTACGGACGAGAATGCCACCAGCATGATTATCAGTGAAGATATCTATGCAATGCTGCTGGTAGAGCCGTTCTTCAAAACGTTTATAAAAACTGAGATTGCCGATGCCACCAAAGTAACGGAAGCCCTTATCTGCCTCTCTGCCGATAGCCGGGAAGCCGTTGACGAACTGGTAGATAAAGCCATTGAGGCAGGTGCTACTACACCAAATGAGCCTATGGATCAGGGATTTATGTATGGCCGTAGCTTCCAGGATCTGGACGGTCATCATTGGGAGATTATGTATATGGACCTGGCGGCTATTAATCAGGAGCAACCTGCGGCTGAGGCCACGGCCGTATAAAAACACGAAACAGCGCTACTTACGGTAAGGGATAAGACAGCTCTGGTGAGTACTATTCACTCACCAGAGCTGTCTTATCGTGTATTTACGCCAATTCATTACCTTGTTTTTCTGAAAAACCTTACTGCCCACCATTTGTTGCAAATGGTGAATGTACTTTGCTATGCATGAGCCAGGTATACTTCTGAACTACTCAGGATGTTATATAGCCATAGCTCATTCCAGTTGCCCATTCGGTCTTTCTTTATATAGTCGGTCGCATTTGTAAAAAGCAGGATGTGATGCGACAAAATCAGAAACGATGAAAACGTTTTATGTCATTCTGGCCAACTCACTGGCAGCTTCTCTTACGAATAATCTTGTCTGGTTTGCGGTTACGTTCTGGGTCTATCTGGAAACGAAATCGGTGGTGGCTACGTCGATTATGGCGGGTGTGTATACGGGTACAATCGCCATAACCGGTTTTTTTCTCGGGTCTTTAGTAGATCGGTACAAGAAGAAAACGGCAATGATTGTGTCTAGTGTTGGTTCATTAGGTTTATATGTGCTGTCCTTTTTCATTTATATAGCAACACCCCGCCAGGTATTTACAGACCCGTCGAGTCCAATTCTATGGGCATTTATCATCCTGTCGCTCCTTGGTGCAATTGCCGGAAACATACGATCAATTGCCCTCTCGACCCTTGTTACCTTTCTGATTCCGGAAGACGGCAGGGATAAGGCAAACGGCCTCGTTGGGACAACAAACGGCGTATCGTTTCTTGTCGCTTCGATCTTTAGTGGACTGATTATTGGCTTTCTGGGTATATTCTGGATGCTGGTTGCTGCGCTCGGCCTGACCCTGCTTGTTCTGGTTCATTTGTGGACGGTATCCATTCCCGAAAAGGGGGTCGTACATACCGAAGACCATACCAAACGAATCGATATTCGGGGCACCATTCAGGCACTGAACGCGATGCCGGGGCTTTTTGCGCTGATTTTCTTCAACACCTTCAATAATTTCCTGGGTGGCGTCTTCATGTCACTGATGGACGCCTATGGCCTGTCGCTCGTGTCGGTTCAGACGTGGGGTGTTTTGTGGGGTTTTCTGAGTTTGGGCTTTATTATTGGCGGCTTGGTCGTTGCCAAAAAAGGGCTTGGGAAACGACCCCTCCGAACGCTTTTCCTCTCAAACATAACCATGTGGGTATTATGCGTTTTCTTCACGATTCATGAGTCCATCGTGTTGCTAACGGTTGGATTATTCCTGTATCTATGCCTGATTCCGGTGGTTGAAGCGGCTGAACAAACCATCATGCAGAAACTGATTCCACCCGAACGGCAGGGACGCGTATTTGGCTTTGCTCAAAGCATCGAACAGGCTGCCTCACCGCTGACCGCTTTTATGATTGGCCCCATCGCTGAATACATTTTCATTCCGTTTATGACAACCGGGGCCGGGGTAGACCTGATCGGCAACTGGTTCGGCACTGGCAAAGATCGGGGACTCGCCCTACTATTCACCGTTACCGGCCTTATCGGCCTCCTTGTGACGGTTATTGCCATGAAATCCAGTGCCTATAAGACACTTTCCAGGAATTACCAAAAGCAAACAGCCGAGGAGTTGATTGATCAGTGAGCCGATTAGCTGGACTAGACGGTTTCAGTACTACATGTAAATCAGGACTATGGCGAAAGTCAATATCAATTGTGAGTCGTTTTAAACCGAAAGTTTGGGCAGTAGTAGCTAGTAAAGCGTCAGGTGTGTCGGAAATTCGATTACCTTTCCGGAATTCGTTGATCAAGCTATAGCATGGCCTAAACCGTCATGAAAAATACACACTGATGAGCCTGCTGAGAAAACTATTTGGTCCTTATAAAGATGAAGCCTGGGGGCAACTGGCCGATGAAATAAACGCCGATTTTATAGATGGCGGTTTCTGGAAAGGAAGTAAAGTACAGGCTACCGTAAAGGAATGGACTATTACACTCGACACCTATACCGTATCGAATGGTAAAACCAGCATTACGTTTACCCGAATGAGAGCCCCTTATGTAAACAGGGACGGTTTCCGCTTTACTATATACCGAAAGGGTTTTTTTAGCGAATTAGGAAAAAAATTAGGCATGCAGGATGTTGAAGTAGGCTTCCCTGATTTTGATGATCAGTTCATTATTCAGGGGAATGACGAGGACAAACTACAACTCCTGTTTAAAAATACCCGCATCCGGCAATTAATCGATGCACAGGCCGGGATTAGTCTTGAAGTAAAAGACGATGATGGCTGGTTGTCAACAACATTTCCAGAGGGAGTCGATCAGTTGTCGTTTAAGGTTGTGGGCGTAATCAAAGACATTGAGCGGTTAAAGCAGCTCTACGAACTCTTTGCCGAAACCCTTAATCACCTTTGCCTTATTGGGTCAGCCTACGAAGACGACCCCAATGTCGTATTGCGCTAATCAAGGCAGAAGCCGCTTTATGGAAGACGTTGCTATTAGATCGATTCTGTACATCAGCGAGAAAATGGGCTAAGACTAGTGCTCGGCTAATTTAAACCGATGCGCCGGGCCGCCGATGCGCCGGGCCGCCGATGCGGTGTCAAAAACCGTATAGGTTCTTAATCAAAAGGAAACATACCTCATCTTAATCATCGTACAAATCAGCGATCTGTTACTAGTTTAGTAAACGCAGTAGATCGCTCCTGGTGAGTGATTTAACGAACGATGCGTCTGTTTTGATCAGGCTGTTGGCTAGCTCTTTTTTGGACTCCTGGAGTTCCAGAATCTTCTCCTCGATTGTATTGGGGCATATCAAACGTACAGCCACTACATTTTTCTTCTGACCAATTCGGTAACTCCGATCGATAGCCTGATTTTCAACGGCGGGGTTCCACCAGGGATCTACGATGTACACGTAGTCGGCCTTCGTTAGGTTTAGACCCGTACCACCTGCTTTCAGGCTGATCAAAAAAACACGAACGTCGTCGTCTGACTGAAACCGATTTACGCTGGCGGCCCGGTTGCTGGTCTGTCCGGTGAGGTATTCGAAGTCAATCTGTCGGGATTCCAGTTCGTTCCGGATCAGGTCGAGCATGGACACGAACTGTGAGAAAACCAGAATTTTATGCTGTGAAGATTTATTCTCGATCTGGTCGATCAGCATATCGATCTTCGCCGAAGAGTCACCGTAGAATTCTTCGTCGTTGATCAAAACGGGTGAGTTGCAAATCTGTCGTAGTTTCGTGAGCCCCTGCAACACATGTAAACGTACCCTCGGAATGTCGCCTTCTTTGGTTGTCAGCAGGAAATTGCGAAACTCCTGTTCGTAGGCGTCATAGACTTTTCGCTGTTCAGGCCCCATGTCGCAATGGATAATCATCTCCGTCTTGTCTGGTAACTCGGTGGCCACCTGCGCTTTGGTCCGGCGCAGGATAAACGGGCTGATTTTCTTCTGGAGTTCGCGGGCACGCTGCCAGTCATCGAATTTGTCGATCGGTGTTGAATAGTGACCCTTAAAGTGATTATAACTGCCTAACAGGCCCGGACAGGCGAACGAAAGCTGGCCATACAGATCGAACGTATTGTTTTCGATCGGTGTCCCGGTCAGGACGATTTTATTGCGCGAGGTCAACAGCCGAACCGCCTGATAACGTTGCGATTCCGGATTTTTTATAGCCTGCGATTCATCCAGAAAGATGTAATTAAAGGGGTAATCCTTTAAAAAACGGATGTCGGATAAGAGCGTTCCGTAGGAGGTCAGAAGGATGTCGAACTGCGTGAATTCCGTTTTCTTGAGCTTACGTTTAGCGCCGTAAAACGTATGAATAGTCAGACTGGGAGCAAACTTCGCCACTTCGGCCTGCCAGTTGAACAACAGCGACGTTGGCACAACGATCAGGTTGGTATTTGGGCCATGTTTCGTGCGCTGTAACAGAATAAACGCAATGATCTGGAGCGTTTTCCCAAGCCCCATATCGTCGGCCAGACAACCGCCGAAACCCAGATCATCCAGAAAGTTTAGCCAGTTCAACCCCTCTTTCTGATAATCCCGAAGCAATGCGTGTAGCTCTTTCGGTACGGAAACGGGCTGAATGGATTGGAAGTCAGTG
This window harbors:
- a CDS encoding DUF5020 family protein, producing the protein MKKALLILALFSALTGVAQQLQFHYDFRHSIDPDLNKRNFASLTFEYFKANDSTGSFLLKTQTDFSGENNNIGQLFLQVSKNLRFWRPKVYLSLTYSGGLGVAPPSYGYYLTNSFGFGIAYPFQWKGAWFSASVVYRYNAFPQPSHDPQVTFYFGKGFFQYKLMVAGSLVGWSENRNQGTDFTASQSGKKIAFFGDPQIWLKVSKTLSVGSRINLFYHTLTPENQVQVYPTLALKNQF
- a CDS encoding FISUMP domain-containing protein → MARTAKKKHSVKLPFFLLSLFTLAFSSCKKDQESQPNPQVTTVLISGKEYPTTTIGSQVWTITNYDGPGGLLYKSGSEKPEYGRYYTFDEARAVPIPSGWRLPTMQDYVTLAESQGVVFADHRATRQEAIKKLTSTTNWRTISGTNISGFNAHPAGYSFQNSAPLDGDISEFWVADGNTFSIQENASGKAHSILFYTTNSPDYRFNLRFVKNAK
- a CDS encoding VOC family protein, whose translation is MATKIFVNLPVKDLNKSIDFFAKLGYSFNPQFTDENATSMIISEDIYAMLLVEPFFKTFIKTEIADATKVTEALICLSADSREAVDELVDKAIEAGATTPNEPMDQGFMYGRSFQDLDGHHWEIMYMDLAAINQEQPAAEATAV
- a CDS encoding MFS transporter, which codes for MKTFYVILANSLAASLTNNLVWFAVTFWVYLETKSVVATSIMAGVYTGTIAITGFFLGSLVDRYKKKTAMIVSSVGSLGLYVLSFFIYIATPRQVFTDPSSPILWAFIILSLLGAIAGNIRSIALSTLVTFLIPEDGRDKANGLVGTTNGVSFLVASIFSGLIIGFLGIFWMLVAALGLTLLVLVHLWTVSIPEKGVVHTEDHTKRIDIRGTIQALNAMPGLFALIFFNTFNNFLGGVFMSLMDAYGLSLVSVQTWGVLWGFLSLGFIIGGLVVAKKGLGKRPLRTLFLSNITMWVLCVFFTIHESIVLLTVGLFLYLCLIPVVEAAEQTIMQKLIPPERQGRVFGFAQSIEQAASPLTAFMIGPIAEYIFIPFMTTGAGVDLIGNWFGTGKDRGLALLFTVTGLIGLLVTVIAMKSSAYKTLSRNYQKQTAEELIDQ
- a CDS encoding DUF3137 domain-containing protein gives rise to the protein MSLLRKLFGPYKDEAWGQLADEINADFIDGGFWKGSKVQATVKEWTITLDTYTVSNGKTSITFTRMRAPYVNRDGFRFTIYRKGFFSELGKKLGMQDVEVGFPDFDDQFIIQGNDEDKLQLLFKNTRIRQLIDAQAGISLEVKDDDGWLSTTFPEGVDQLSFKVVGVIKDIERLKQLYELFAETLNHLCLIGSAYEDDPNVVLR